A section of the Paenibacillus yonginensis genome encodes:
- the truB gene encoding tRNA pseudouridine(55) synthase TruB, with the protein MMEYEGILPVLKPAGFTSHDVVAKTRGILKMKRIGHTGTLDPQVTGVLPLCLGRATRMVEYLQELPKEYEATLVLGLATDTEDMTGTVTRQLDEGVQVSLEQVQQALGLFRGTISQVPPMYSALKQDGKRLYELAREGKTVERKAREVTIHELELTGFKPDLPFPEISIRVLCSKGTYIRTLCVDIGEALGMPAAMSVLKRTISAGITDERCLTFEEISRYAAEGTLQQHLIPVDEAVSHLTAVQVAEEKVRAALQGQRLSPSVVQPLPERDEVIRLYGPDRRFLGIYKREAESGAIAPVKVFAQNQ; encoded by the coding sequence ATGATGGAATACGAAGGTATTTTACCGGTTCTCAAGCCGGCTGGTTTCACCTCGCATGATGTAGTGGCCAAAACACGGGGCATTTTGAAAATGAAGCGGATCGGCCATACCGGAACGCTGGATCCTCAGGTTACCGGCGTACTGCCGCTTTGTCTGGGCAGGGCGACCCGGATGGTCGAATATTTACAGGAGCTGCCCAAAGAATATGAAGCTACTCTGGTGCTCGGTCTTGCAACGGATACGGAGGACATGACAGGAACCGTTACCCGGCAGCTTGACGAAGGTGTTCAAGTCAGCCTGGAGCAGGTTCAGCAGGCTTTGGGCTTATTCCGTGGAACCATCTCCCAGGTGCCTCCGATGTATTCGGCGCTGAAGCAGGACGGCAAACGGCTGTACGAGCTGGCCCGCGAAGGCAAAACGGTTGAACGCAAAGCGCGTGAGGTAACGATTCATGAGCTGGAGCTGACCGGGTTTAAGCCGGACCTTCCCTTTCCGGAGATTTCGATCCGCGTATTATGCTCAAAAGGAACCTACATCCGTACCTTGTGCGTGGATATCGGGGAGGCGCTTGGCATGCCGGCCGCCATGTCCGTGCTCAAAAGGACGATTTCGGCGGGGATTACGGATGAACGCTGCCTGACTTTTGAGGAGATTTCACGTTATGCAGCCGAAGGAACGCTGCAGCAGCATTTGATTCCGGTGGACGAGGCCGTAAGTCATTTGACGGCGGTGCAGGTTGCGGAAGAGAAAGTGAGAGCGGCGCTGCAGGGACAACGGTTGTCCCCATCGGTCGTTCAGCCGCTTCCGGAACGGGACGAGGTCATTCGGCTGTATGGTCCGGACCGGCGTTTTCTTGGCATCTATAAACGCGAAGCCGAATCGGGAGCGATTGCTCCGGTGAAGGTATTCGCCCAGAATCAATAG
- a CDS encoding bifunctional riboflavin kinase/FAD synthetase: protein METVNLSYPLAEKVVERFAVPQVLALGQFDGLHLGHMSVIKAAIALAREAGMPAAVMTFYPHPKEVMKKGDYDGYLTPPAEKERLLRELGIDYFYVVEFNETFSKISPEQFVAGMLLPLHIQTAVVGFDFHFGHKGAGDADKLRELGKPQFNVHTVPPFLIEGEKVSSSGIRKWLHEGRVDLAANWFGRPYVVRGNVINGEKRGRTIGFPTANVEPSEHFVLPVKGVYAVKAQLKGEDRWLPGVMNLGVKPTFHEGVTKPSLEVHLFDFSQDIYGQELAIELISYIRPERKFSSIDELIAQIGRDADTAREWLS from the coding sequence ATGGAAACCGTAAATTTGTCTTATCCGTTAGCGGAGAAAGTGGTGGAACGTTTTGCGGTTCCGCAGGTGCTGGCCCTGGGCCAGTTCGACGGACTTCATTTGGGTCATATGAGCGTCATCAAGGCTGCGATTGCTTTAGCCAGGGAGGCTGGCATGCCTGCCGCGGTCATGACGTTTTATCCGCACCCCAAAGAAGTAATGAAAAAAGGGGATTACGACGGCTACTTGACCCCCCCGGCCGAGAAGGAGCGTCTACTCCGTGAGCTTGGCATCGATTATTTTTATGTCGTGGAATTTAATGAGACCTTCTCCAAGATAAGCCCGGAGCAATTTGTGGCCGGCATGCTGCTGCCGCTGCACATTCAAACGGCGGTGGTGGGTTTTGATTTTCATTTTGGACATAAAGGCGCAGGTGATGCGGATAAGCTCCGTGAGCTTGGCAAACCGCAGTTTAACGTACATACCGTGCCGCCTTTTTTAATAGAAGGGGAGAAGGTCAGCAGCTCCGGCATCCGCAAATGGCTGCATGAAGGACGGGTTGATCTTGCAGCGAACTGGTTCGGCCGTCCTTATGTTGTAAGGGGGAACGTCATCAACGGAGAGAAGAGAGGACGCACCATCGGCTTTCCGACAGCTAACGTTGAGCCTTCTGAACACTTTGTCCTGCCGGTGAAAGGCGTTTATGCGGTCAAGGCTCAGCTGAAGGGCGAGGATCGCTGGCTGCCGGGGGTTATGAACCTTGGAGTTAAACCTACCTTTCATGAAGGGGTGACCAAGCCATCGCTGGAGGTCCATCTCTTTGATTTCAGTCAGGATATTTACGGGCAGGAGCTCGCCATTGAACTGATCTCTTATATCCGGCCTGAACGGAAATTCTCCTCGATTGATGAATTGATTGCCCAGATCGGCCGCGATGCGGACACGGCTCGGGAATGGCTGTCATAG
- the rpsO gene encoding 30S ribosomal protein S15 produces MALTQERKTQLIEAHKTHESDTGSPEVQIAILTENIVNLTDHLRTHKKDHHSRRGLLKMVGQRRKLLAYLKNKDVKRYSALIEKLGLRR; encoded by the coding sequence ATGGCATTGACTCAAGAACGTAAAACTCAACTGATCGAAGCGCACAAAACTCACGAGTCCGATACAGGATCTCCAGAGGTGCAAATTGCTATCCTTACTGAGAACATCGTTAACTTGACTGACCACTTGCGTACACACAAGAAAGATCATCACTCCCGCCGTGGATTGCTGAAAATGGTCGGACAACGTCGTAAGCTTCTGGCTTACCTGAAAAACAAAGACGTTAAACGTTACAGTGCTTTGATCGAAAAACTCGGTCTGCGCCGCTAA
- the pnp gene encoding polyribonucleotide nucleotidyltransferase → MEKQVKMQLGGRPLVLETGRLAKQANAAVMVRYGETAVLCTVTASSEPKDLDFFPLTVNYEEKLYAVGKIPGGFIKREGRPSEKAILASRLTDRPIRPLFPEGFRNDVQIVNLVMSVDQDCEPEIAAMIGTSAALSISDVPFNGPIGGVAVGRVNGEFVINPDIAQQEASDMYLVVAGTKDAIMMVEAEANEVPEEVMLEAIMFGHDEIKNIVAVIEEFVQIAGKEKMEVKLHAVDPEVNRAVREFAAERLVQAVRIAEKHARQDAIDAINDDAVTFFEQEYIETPELLSDVKEVLHDIVKEEVRRLITHDKVRPDGRKLNEIRPIECDINLLPRTHGSGLFTRGQTQALSICTLGALGDVQILDGIDLEETKRFMHHYNFPPFSVGEARPLRAPGRREIGHGALGERALSKVIPSETEFPYTIRLVSEVLESNGSTSQASICASTLAMMDAGVPIKAPVAGVAMGLIKDKDHVSILTDIQGMEDHLGDMDFKVAGTREGVTAIQMDIKIDGIDRKILNEALEQAREGRMFILDKMTEVISKPKENLSPYAPKIMVMQINPDKIRDVIGAGGKVINKIIEDTGVKIDIEQDGRVFIASSNPEMNDKARAIIEGIVKEVVVGEIYTGTVKRIEKFGAFVEILPGKDGLVHISQLSTERVGKVEDVVAIGDVITVKVTEIDQQGRVNLSRKATLTPEAVKQD, encoded by the coding sequence ATGGAGAAGCAAGTGAAAATGCAGCTTGGAGGAAGACCTCTTGTGCTGGAAACCGGCCGATTGGCCAAGCAGGCTAACGCGGCTGTCATGGTGCGCTACGGTGAAACGGCCGTGCTTTGTACGGTAACGGCGTCTTCGGAGCCGAAAGACCTCGACTTTTTCCCGCTTACGGTCAACTATGAAGAGAAGCTGTATGCGGTCGGCAAAATTCCAGGGGGCTTTATTAAACGCGAAGGACGTCCAAGCGAAAAAGCCATTCTGGCCAGCCGTTTGACAGACCGTCCGATTCGTCCGCTGTTTCCGGAAGGATTCCGCAATGACGTACAAATCGTGAATCTGGTCATGAGCGTGGATCAGGACTGTGAGCCTGAAATCGCCGCCATGATCGGTACTTCGGCAGCGCTGAGTATTTCCGATGTTCCATTTAACGGGCCGATCGGCGGCGTTGCGGTAGGACGCGTGAACGGCGAGTTTGTTATCAACCCGGACATCGCCCAGCAGGAAGCCAGCGACATGTATCTTGTGGTTGCAGGAACCAAAGATGCGATCATGATGGTAGAAGCGGAAGCCAATGAGGTTCCGGAAGAAGTGATGCTGGAAGCGATCATGTTTGGCCATGACGAAATCAAGAACATCGTAGCTGTCATCGAAGAGTTCGTACAGATTGCCGGCAAGGAGAAGATGGAAGTCAAACTCCATGCGGTGGATCCTGAAGTGAATCGTGCGGTTCGCGAATTTGCGGCGGAACGTTTGGTACAAGCGGTGAGAATCGCCGAGAAGCATGCCAGACAGGATGCGATCGACGCCATTAACGATGATGCCGTTACTTTCTTTGAGCAAGAGTACATAGAGACTCCAGAGCTCTTAAGCGATGTCAAAGAAGTGCTGCATGATATTGTCAAAGAAGAAGTGCGCCGTCTGATTACGCATGATAAAGTGCGTCCGGACGGTCGTAAGCTGAACGAAATCCGCCCGATTGAATGCGACATCAACCTGCTGCCGCGTACGCATGGCTCCGGCTTGTTCACACGTGGACAAACTCAGGCTCTCAGTATTTGTACGCTTGGCGCGCTTGGCGATGTACAGATTCTGGATGGTATCGATCTGGAAGAAACCAAACGGTTTATGCACCACTATAATTTCCCGCCGTTCAGCGTAGGCGAAGCTCGTCCGCTCCGCGCTCCTGGCCGCCGCGAAATCGGTCATGGCGCTTTGGGGGAACGTGCCCTTTCCAAGGTCATTCCTTCCGAAACGGAATTCCCTTACACGATTCGTCTGGTCTCCGAGGTACTCGAATCCAACGGTTCGACTTCCCAGGCTAGTATCTGCGCCAGTACGCTGGCCATGATGGATGCAGGCGTGCCGATTAAAGCTCCGGTAGCGGGTGTAGCAATGGGTCTGATCAAAGATAAAGACCATGTCTCCATCTTGACCGACATTCAAGGCATGGAAGACCATCTTGGCGACATGGACTTTAAAGTGGCCGGTACCAGAGAAGGCGTAACCGCCATTCAAATGGATATCAAAATCGACGGCATCGACCGCAAGATTTTGAATGAGGCGCTGGAGCAGGCAAGAGAAGGCCGGATGTTTATTTTGGATAAAATGACGGAAGTCATTTCCAAACCAAAAGAAAATCTGTCCCCTTATGCGCCTAAGATTATGGTTATGCAGATCAATCCGGACAAAATCCGCGATGTCATCGGCGCAGGCGGTAAAGTCATCAATAAAATCATTGAGGACACCGGCGTGAAGATTGATATCGAGCAGGATGGCCGTGTATTTATCGCTTCCTCCAACCCGGAAATGAACGATAAAGCCCGTGCGATCATCGAAGGTATCGTGAAGGAAGTAGTAGTCGGCGAAATTTATACCGGTACGGTTAAACGGATTGAGAAGTTTGGCGCGTTTGTGGAAATTTTGCCGGGTAAAGATGGTTTGGTGCACATTTCTCAATTGTCCACGGAACGTGTAGGCAAGGTAGAGGATGTGGTGGCCATCGGTGACGTAATCACAGTAAAAGTTACGGAAATCGATCAGCAGGGCCGGGTCAACCTTTCCCGCAAAGCTACCTTGACACCGGAAGCGGTTAAACAAGACTAA
- a CDS encoding polysaccharide deacetylase family protein: MNPKRGKAIAVVAGAGAILLLGQAGGLRDYIQESWYQGGQPQAEAVFAMQADDESGQEANLRKEIEAEALKLNEQPIDAVVDRVWKAVPGYNGREVDAQATYLRTVEKRKLAEPGSAEVSKIYYVYREIKPKISLEDLGPQPIYKGNPHKKMAALMINVAWGNEYIKPMLDTLDQEGVKATFFLDGSWLKKNPEMAKEIQARGHEIENHAYSHPNMSQLSKERATLEIVKTKQLLKDTLGVNNTWFAPPSGDFNQRTVEIAAAQGLKTVLWTVDTVDWKNPDPASVIAKISRKAEAGSLILMHPTASSKASLKGIIQALKAKGLKPGTVAETLSSDRLDDPEG; encoded by the coding sequence GTGAATCCAAAGAGGGGTAAGGCGATAGCGGTCGTAGCGGGAGCTGGAGCGATTCTTCTGCTCGGACAAGCAGGAGGGCTGCGCGATTATATTCAGGAAAGCTGGTATCAAGGCGGACAGCCGCAGGCTGAAGCCGTGTTCGCTATGCAAGCGGATGATGAGTCGGGCCAGGAGGCCAATCTGAGGAAAGAAATTGAAGCTGAGGCGCTGAAATTAAATGAGCAGCCGATTGACGCTGTCGTTGACCGGGTCTGGAAGGCGGTACCAGGCTATAATGGCCGCGAAGTAGACGCCCAGGCCACCTATTTAAGAACGGTTGAGAAACGGAAGCTCGCTGAACCCGGCAGTGCCGAAGTGTCCAAAATCTATTATGTCTACCGGGAAATCAAACCGAAGATCTCGCTGGAGGATTTGGGGCCTCAGCCGATCTACAAAGGGAACCCGCATAAAAAAATGGCGGCTCTGATGATTAACGTTGCCTGGGGCAACGAGTACATAAAGCCGATGCTGGATACGCTTGATCAGGAGGGCGTTAAAGCAACTTTTTTCCTGGATGGAAGCTGGCTGAAAAAAAATCCCGAGATGGCCAAAGAAATTCAGGCGCGGGGACACGAAATCGAAAATCACGCCTATTCGCATCCGAACATGAGCCAGCTCAGCAAGGAACGGGCGACACTGGAAATCGTCAAAACCAAGCAGCTGCTCAAGGATACGCTCGGCGTCAATAATACCTGGTTCGCCCCGCCTTCAGGCGACTTCAATCAGCGTACGGTAGAAATTGCGGCAGCGCAGGGGCTGAAAACCGTCCTTTGGACGGTCGATACCGTAGATTGGAAAAACCCCGATCCGGCTTCGGTCATCGCTAAGATTTCCAGAAAAGCAGAGGCCGGTTCACTGATTCTGATGCACCCAACCGCCTCTTCCAAGGCTTCGCTGAAAGGCATCATCCAGGCGCTGAAAGCAAAGGGACTTAAGCCGGGAACCGTGGCCGAAACGTTGTCTTCCGACCGGTTAGACGATCCGGAAGGTTGA
- a CDS encoding M16 family metallopeptidase: protein MIKTQLNNGLRVVMEKIPTFRSVSFGIWVKTGSRNEKIEENGISHFIEHMLFKGTERFSAKDIAEQFDAIGGNVNAFTSKEYTCYYFKVLDQHLEIAMDVLADMFFHSQFDEEELRKEKNVILEEISMYEDTPDDMVHDLLAEAAYGGHSLAFPILGTEERLQPMDSAKLHRYMKEHYTLDNTVISIAGNYDEGIIDLLEKYFGGFNITGGEQQLVEPDFVGDLRFYRKKTEQNHICLTFPGLPSGHDKQYAMLLLNNALGGGMSSRLFQEIREKRGLAYSVYSYHSSYADSGLFSIYAGTAPKQTKEVLELTKELLLEVRDKGLTEDELHKGKEQMKGSLILGSEGTGSRMNRLGKNELMLGKHYTLDEIISRIEAVKMEDIEDVIARMFKQPFALAMVGASDKVISGLRRDELVVSSTN from the coding sequence GTGATCAAGACGCAGTTAAACAACGGCCTTAGAGTCGTGATGGAGAAAATTCCGACTTTTCGCTCCGTTTCCTTCGGCATCTGGGTGAAAACAGGATCCAGGAACGAAAAGATCGAGGAGAACGGCATTTCCCATTTTATCGAGCACATGCTCTTTAAAGGCACAGAACGTTTCAGCGCCAAAGACATTGCGGAGCAGTTCGACGCGATCGGCGGGAATGTGAACGCCTTTACTTCCAAAGAATATACGTGTTATTACTTCAAAGTGCTGGATCAGCATCTGGAGATTGCCATGGACGTGCTGGCGGACATGTTTTTCCATTCCCAGTTTGACGAGGAAGAGCTGAGAAAAGAGAAAAATGTTATCCTCGAAGAAATCTCCATGTATGAAGACACGCCGGATGATATGGTGCATGATCTTCTGGCTGAAGCAGCGTACGGCGGCCATTCTTTGGCTTTCCCGATTCTGGGTACGGAAGAACGTCTGCAGCCTATGGATTCGGCCAAGCTGCACCGGTATATGAAGGAGCATTATACGCTGGACAATACCGTGATCAGCATTGCCGGCAATTATGATGAGGGGATAATCGACCTGCTGGAGAAATATTTCGGCGGCTTCAACATCACTGGAGGCGAGCAGCAGCTGGTTGAGCCTGACTTTGTAGGCGACCTGCGATTTTACAGGAAAAAAACCGAACAGAATCATATCTGTCTAACCTTTCCGGGACTGCCAAGCGGCCATGACAAGCAGTATGCGATGCTGCTGCTCAACAATGCGCTCGGAGGCGGCATGAGCTCCAGACTGTTCCAGGAAATCCGGGAGAAACGCGGGCTTGCTTATTCCGTGTACTCCTATCATAGTTCCTATGCGGACAGCGGTTTATTTTCGATCTATGCGGGAACGGCCCCTAAGCAGACCAAAGAGGTTCTGGAATTGACGAAAGAGCTGCTGCTTGAGGTTCGTGACAAGGGTTTGACCGAAGATGAGCTGCATAAAGGCAAAGAGCAGATGAAAGGCAGCCTGATTCTGGGCTCGGAGGGCACGGGCAGCCGGATGAACCGTCTCGGCAAAAATGAACTGATGCTCGGCAAACACTACACGCTTGATGAAATCATCAGCCGGATCGAAGCGGTGAAGATGGAGGATATCGAGGACGTGATCGCCCGGATGTTCAAGCAGCCTTTTGCGCTAGCGATGGTGGGTGCTTCAGATAAAGTAATATCAGGATTAAGGAGAGATGAGCTTGTCGTATCTAGTACAAATTAA
- the dut gene encoding dUTP diphosphatase, translated as MSLSYLVQINRLPGNEDIELPRKMSELASGFDLYAAVEEDFVLKPGERGLVPTGFALAMPAGLEAQIRPRSGLALKAGLTCLNTPGTIDADYRGEIKVLLINLGQEPFTIKRNERIAQMVFQAVPAVELQQVDVLSETVRGSGGFGHTGRN; from the coding sequence ATGAGCTTGTCGTATCTAGTACAAATTAATCGCCTTCCGGGAAATGAAGATATTGAACTTCCCCGTAAAATGTCCGAGCTGGCTTCCGGATTCGATCTTTATGCCGCTGTAGAGGAAGACTTCGTTCTGAAACCAGGGGAACGCGGGCTTGTGCCTACCGGCTTTGCGCTGGCGATGCCGGCAGGCCTCGAGGCTCAGATCCGGCCAAGAAGCGGCCTGGCGCTTAAAGCAGGCCTTACCTGCCTGAATACGCCGGGAACTATTGACGCGGATTATCGCGGCGAAATCAAGGTTCTGCTGATCAATCTCGGGCAGGAGCCGTTTACGATCAAACGCAACGAGCGGATCGCGCAGATGGTCTTCCAGGCGGTGCCGGCTGTTGAACTGCAGCAGGTAGACGTCTTGTCCGAAACGGTGCGCGGAAGCGGCGGCTTTGGCCATACCGGCCGGAATTAA
- the dpsA gene encoding dipicolinate synthase subunit DpsA yields MLTGLTIVFLGGDARQLEVIGKCAELDAAVKLAGFDQLKPLPHGVSGEKLTEDLMSEADVLILPVLSCSDTGVVSTSFSEEKPVLKEELIAALPKHALIYTGVAKPYLLKLCEKYGIKVIQVLDRDDVAIYNSIPTAEGALMLAIQNTDITIHGSTCAVLGMGRTGFTMARTLQGIGAKVKMGVRRKEQFARAEELGWNPFLTQDLANEASGVDLIFNTIPNMIITAQVLSKLSPKAVIIDLASAPGGTDFRFAEKRGIKAILAPGLPGIVAPRTAGIIMANCICQSLEEELTTRGDER; encoded by the coding sequence ATGCTTACCGGACTGACGATTGTATTTCTGGGTGGCGATGCGCGCCAGCTGGAGGTAATCGGTAAGTGTGCCGAACTGGATGCTGCCGTCAAGCTTGCGGGGTTTGATCAGCTGAAGCCGCTGCCTCATGGGGTCTCGGGGGAGAAGCTGACCGAAGATCTGATGTCGGAAGCGGATGTGCTCATTTTGCCTGTACTCAGCTGCAGTGACACCGGAGTTGTAAGCACCTCATTCTCGGAAGAGAAGCCGGTGCTTAAAGAGGAGCTGATCGCTGCGCTGCCCAAGCATGCTTTGATCTACACAGGTGTGGCGAAGCCTTACCTGCTTAAACTGTGCGAGAAGTACGGCATAAAGGTCATTCAGGTGCTGGACCGGGACGATGTTGCCATTTACAATTCCATTCCTACCGCTGAAGGCGCGCTGATGCTGGCGATACAAAACACCGACATCACTATACATGGATCTACCTGCGCGGTGCTGGGCATGGGCAGGACGGGATTCACCATGGCAAGAACGCTGCAGGGGATCGGCGCTAAGGTGAAGATGGGCGTTAGAAGGAAAGAGCAGTTTGCCAGAGCGGAGGAACTCGGCTGGAACCCTTTTCTGACGCAGGATTTGGCCAATGAGGCGAGCGGTGTTGACTTGATTTTTAATACAATTCCGAATATGATTATCACAGCACAAGTCCTATCAAAATTATCGCCAAAGGCGGTTATTATCGATCTTGCTTCTGCCCCGGGCGGCACCGATTTCCGGTTTGCCGAGAAACGGGGCATCAAGGCGATTTTGGCGCCAGGTCTACCCGGAATTGTCGCTCCCCGCACGGCCGGAATCATTATGGCCAATTGTATTTGTCAATCATTGGAAGAGGAGTTAACGACACGGGGGGATGAACGGTGA
- a CDS encoding dipicolinate synthase subunit B — MNFEGKTVGYALTGSHCTLEEVMEQVSRFVQLGAKVIPIASPSVMTTDTRFGTSLHWQKQLKELTGNDIISSIVDAEPLGPKNMLDIIVIAPCTGNTTSKLANAMTDSPVLMAAKGMLRNHKPVVIAISTNDGLGLNAANIAKLLAAKNFYFVPFGQDNPTGKPNSLVADMSLIPEACYAALQGKQIQPMLVQRVQG, encoded by the coding sequence GTGAATTTTGAAGGCAAAACGGTAGGCTATGCGCTTACGGGTTCACATTGTACGCTTGAAGAGGTTATGGAGCAGGTTTCACGATTTGTGCAGCTCGGGGCCAAGGTCATTCCAATCGCTTCGCCATCCGTAATGACTACGGATACGCGGTTTGGCACCTCCTTACACTGGCAAAAGCAGTTGAAAGAATTGACAGGGAATGATATCATTTCTTCAATTGTAGATGCAGAGCCGCTTGGACCCAAGAATATGCTGGATATTATTGTGATAGCTCCATGCACGGGGAATACGACAAGCAAGCTGGCCAACGCCATGACAGACAGTCCTGTCCTGATGGCGGCCAAAGGAATGCTGCGCAACCATAAACCGGTGGTCATTGCCATTTCCACGAATGACGGGCTTGGCTTAAACGCAGCGAATATCGCTAAATTGCTGGCGGCCAAAAATTTCTATTTTGTGCCGTTTGGCCAAGATAATCCGACCGGCAAGCCAAATTCGCTTGTGGCCGATATGAGTTTGATTCCTGAAGCTTGCTATGCCGCTTTGCAGGGCAAACAAATTCAGCCGATGCTGGTTCAGCGCGTTCAGGGCTGA
- a CDS encoding aspartate-semialdehyde dehydrogenase, translating into MSKTRWNVAVVGATGAVGEQIIKLLEKRDFPVGKLKLLSSARSAGTVVTFKGQEIVVEEARPDSFEGIDIALFSAGGDVSKELAPHAVRHGAVCIDNTNAFRMDENTPLVVPEVNAEKIWEHKGIIANPNCSTIQMVAALKPLYDKFGIDRIIVSTYQAVSGAGARAIDEMRRQTKEILENGATTPDILPVGSLPVKHQIAFNAIPQIDKFQDNGYTLEEMKMVRETKKIFGDDSVQVTATCVRIPVVYGHSESVYVELKQDFDLEEVKQLLSEAPGVVLVDDPSQQAYPLASEAAGKNEVFVGRIRRDLTNSRGLNLWIVSDNLLKGAAWNAVQIAEQFVAKS; encoded by the coding sequence ATGAGCAAAACGAGATGGAATGTCGCTGTAGTAGGAGCGACGGGAGCCGTTGGAGAACAAATCATAAAACTACTAGAGAAACGGGATTTTCCGGTAGGAAAGCTTAAGCTGCTGTCCTCCGCCCGTTCAGCGGGAACTGTCGTTACCTTTAAGGGACAGGAAATTGTCGTTGAGGAAGCTCGTCCGGATAGTTTTGAGGGCATCGACATTGCGCTGTTCAGCGCAGGCGGCGATGTCTCCAAGGAGCTTGCCCCTCATGCGGTTCGCCATGGCGCTGTATGTATTGACAACACCAACGCTTTTCGGATGGATGAAAATACACCGCTTGTTGTTCCCGAAGTCAACGCAGAGAAGATTTGGGAGCATAAAGGGATTATAGCCAACCCGAACTGCTCTACCATTCAAATGGTTGCGGCGCTTAAGCCGCTTTATGATAAGTTTGGCATTGACCGCATTATCGTATCGACCTATCAGGCCGTATCTGGTGCAGGAGCTCGCGCCATCGACGAAATGCGCCGTCAAACCAAAGAAATTCTGGAGAACGGCGCCACAACGCCTGACATTCTTCCGGTAGGCTCGCTGCCGGTGAAACATCAGATCGCGTTTAACGCCATTCCTCAAATCGATAAATTCCAGGACAACGGATATACCTTGGAAGAGATGAAAATGGTACGTGAAACCAAAAAAATCTTCGGTGATGATTCGGTACAAGTGACGGCAACCTGCGTTCGGATTCCTGTAGTATACGGTCACTCAGAATCGGTATACGTGGAACTCAAGCAGGATTTCGATCTGGAGGAAGTGAAGCAGCTGCTTTCGGAAGCGCCGGGCGTCGTGCTGGTGGATGATCCTTCCCAGCAGGCTTACCCGCTGGCTTCTGAAGCCGCCGGCAAAAATGAAGTGTTCGTCGGCCGCATTCGTCGCGATTTGACGAACAGCCGAGGCCTCAATCTTTGGATCGTGTCGGATAACCTCCTTAAAGGAGCCGCTTGGAACGCCGTTCAAATCGCCGAACAATTTGTAGCCAAATCTTAA